The Setaria viridis chromosome 9, Setaria_viridis_v4.0, whole genome shotgun sequence sequence AACTGCCAATGACACTCAGGTGGCCCAAGATAATGAGATTGCCCCCAATGATGAGGCAATTCAAGGTGATGAAATGGTGCAAGGTGATGAGTTGACCCAAGGTGATGAGTTGGCCCAAGGTGAAGAATTCGTTCAAGGTGATGAGTTGGCCCAAGGTGATGATTTGGTGCAAGGAAATGAGCTGGTTGTTGCTGAGGAAACGACCCCTCGGACCGGAACCAGACGGAGGAGAAAGAAGTCCTTGGTATGGGAGCACTTCACTATTGAAGAAGTTGCTGGAGGGGCCACACGGGCATGCTGCAATCTCTGCAAGCAAACCTTTGCTTACAGCTCTGGCTCAAAGATTGCTGGGACTAGCCATCTCAAGAGGCACATCACCCTGGGTTCTTGTCCTAAGATAAAGAGTCAAGAGCAGAGGCTGGCACTGCCCTCTACAGGTGGTACTGACAATGATGGTGAGGGAAGTGTGGAGCGGCGAACCAAGAGACGCTACAGATATACTGGTTATGCTAATGCTGCTTTTGATCAAGACCGCAGTTGCTCATACCTGGCAAAGATGATCATTCAGCATGACTACCCGCTTCACATTGTTCAACAGCCGACATTCGCCTCTTTTATTGAGAGTCTGCAGCCACGTTTCAAGATTGTGGATGTTGATACAATGGAGGGAGAGGTGTATGCTGTTtatcagaaagaaaaagagaacctACTGCAAACATTCAACACCATGCCCGGAAGGATCAGCCTCACCATAGGATTGTGGACAACGAGTCAGACTCTTGGCTATGTTTCACTTGCTGGGCAGTTTATCGACTCTGAGTGGAAAGTACACCGAAGAATGCTTAGCTTCATGATGGTGTCTTCTCCCCATTCGGAGAATGCACTTAGTGAAGCAATTAGCATGAGCCTTTCTGACTGGAACATGAAGGACAGACTATTCACCATCACATTGGATAATGAATGCTCCTCACATGACATCTACAGTGCAAATCTGAGGGATCATCTCTCCAACAAGAACAACCTCATGCTTAAGGGACAGTTGTTTGTTGTGAGGTGCTATGCCCATATCCTTAATGCTGTTGCACAAGATGTGATTGCTTCGATTCATGGTGTTGTCTACAGTATCCGTGAAAGCATAAAGTTCATAAAAGCTTCTTCTGCCCGTGAAGAGAGGTTTGCTGAGATTGCTCTGCAGCTGGAGATTCCCAGTACCAAGACCCTCTGTCTGGATGTTACAACGCAGTGGAACACCACTTATCTGATGTTGCTGGCTGCCTTAGATTATAAGCAGGCTTTCACTACACTAGAGACATGTGATGATAATTACAATGAAGCTCCTTCAGCAGAGGACTGGAAGAAAGTTGAGGCTGCCTGTACTTACCTGAAAC is a genomic window containing:
- the LOC117837627 gene encoding zinc finger BED domain-containing protein RICESLEEPER 2, whose translation is MVEETANDTQVAQDNEIAPNDEAIQGDEMVQGDELTQGDELAQGEEFVQGDELAQGDDLVQGNELVVAEETTPRTGTRRRRKKSLVWEHFTIEEVAGGATRACCNLCKQTFAYSSGSKIAGTSHLKRHITLGSCPKIKSQEQRLALPSTGGTDNDGEGSVERRTKRRYRYTGYANAAFDQDRSCSYLAKMIIQHDYPLHIVQQPTFASFIESLQPRFKIVDVDTMEGEVYAVYQKEKENLLQTFNTMPGRISLTIGLWTTSQTLGYVSLAGQFIDSEWKVHRRMLSFMMVSSPHSENALSEAISMSLSDWNMKDRLFTITLDNECSSHDIYSANLRDHLSNKNNLMLKGQLFVVRCYAHILNAVAQDVIASIHGVVYSIRESIKFIKASSAREERFAEIALQLEIPSTKTLCLDVTTQWNTTYLMLLAALDYKQAFTTLETCDDNYNEAPSAEDWKKVEAACTYLKLLYDSAHSIMAAANPTSNLFFHEAWKLQLELANGTGHEDPIFSSIAKDMHERFDKYWKDCSLVLAIAVVMDPRFKMKLVEFSYSKIYGAEAAKYVKVVNDAVHELYKEYVAQPLPLTPAYVEQGEANNGPANANNSQGAPSTGDGLLDFDMYLSEIQSSQPSKSELEQYLDESLTPRIQEFDILNWWKLNTVKFPTLSKMARDILAIPMSMVSSGSSIFTAGTGSRMLDDYRSSLRPEIVEALVCAKDWLQYSPATTEAPSSALVKAEGS